From the Sphingomonas aliaeris genome, one window contains:
- a CDS encoding GFA family protein: MPVQGSCHCGNVRIELPAPPTWVADCNCSLCRRTAWRTAYYPPSDVGITGETVAYVWGDQMIGIHRCPVCGCGTHWQTLGTDFGKMGINARLLDDFEESLVEVRKFDNLA, encoded by the coding sequence ATGCCCGTCCAAGGAAGCTGCCACTGCGGCAATGTCCGCATCGAACTGCCGGCGCCGCCGACGTGGGTAGCAGACTGTAATTGCTCTCTTTGTCGGCGGACGGCTTGGCGCACCGCTTACTATCCGCCCAGCGACGTTGGCATCACAGGCGAGACGGTCGCCTATGTATGGGGCGATCAAATGATCGGCATTCACCGTTGTCCGGTGTGCGGCTGCGGCACGCATTGGCAGACGCTCGGAACGGATTTTGGCAAGATGGGCATCAATGCGCGATTGCTTGACGATTTCGAGGAAAGCCTCGTCGAGGTCCGGAAGTTCGACAACTTGGCGTAA
- a CDS encoding PEPxxWA-CTERM sorting domain-containing protein, protein MLAMAFGSRSRGKPSTSDQESVATNGLTGTENSATYIFRTNATAFNNMGTFGVIDGSTLQGMTFQPITAVPETATWGMMIAGFGMTGAAMRTRRRSTKVAFA, encoded by the coding sequence ATGTTGGCCATGGCCTTTGGTTCGCGCAGCAGAGGGAAGCCGAGCACGTCGGACCAGGAGTCCGTGGCGACGAACGGGCTTACAGGCACGGAAAACAGCGCGACGTATATCTTCCGCACCAACGCGACGGCCTTCAATAACATGGGCACCTTCGGTGTGATCGATGGCTCGACGCTTCAGGGGATGACCTTCCAGCCGATCACTGCAGTCCCTGAAACCGCAACTTGGGGCATGATGATCGCGGGCTTTGGCATGACGGGTGCAGCGATGCGCACGCGCCGTCGCAGCACGAAGGTCGCCTTCGCCTAA
- a CDS encoding SOS response-associated peptidase yields MCNRYRLTAKQAEIAATFGVHSPYEPDVTFPVPDIFPTGNKTQFYGTVIVQNGRARTIERMEWGVPTQVPSKRDPAIKLTKYVTNVRNLSSGFWRSMLTNPARRCLVPVTSFSEFGIAPGGDGKKPLHWFEVPSRPIFALAGIWRPTERGNAYGFLTTEPNGIVAPIHPKAMPVMLDDADYEDWLTAPWEVTQKLVAPYPSQLMQVSA; encoded by the coding sequence ATGTGCAACCGGTACAGGCTCACCGCCAAGCAGGCCGAGATAGCAGCTACGTTCGGGGTACATTCCCCCTACGAGCCCGATGTCACGTTTCCCGTTCCCGACATCTTCCCAACGGGGAACAAGACCCAGTTCTACGGAACCGTCATCGTGCAGAACGGGAGGGCGCGCACCATCGAGCGAATGGAATGGGGCGTGCCGACGCAGGTTCCAAGCAAGCGCGACCCAGCGATCAAGCTGACCAAGTACGTAACGAACGTGCGCAACCTCAGCTCCGGCTTCTGGCGATCGATGCTGACGAACCCGGCAAGACGCTGCCTCGTGCCGGTCACGTCCTTCTCCGAGTTCGGCATCGCGCCGGGAGGGGATGGCAAGAAGCCACTGCACTGGTTTGAAGTTCCAAGCCGTCCGATCTTCGCGCTGGCCGGAATCTGGCGACCAACCGAACGGGGAAACGCCTACGGGTTCCTTACAACCGAGCCGAATGGCATCGTTGCGCCAATTCATCCAAAGGCCATGCCCGTGATGCTGGACGACGCCGACTACGAGGACTGGCTGACAGCGCCGTGGGAAGTGACGCAGAAACTAGTCGCACCCTATCCGTCACAGCTCATGCAGGTGTCGGCATGA
- a CDS encoding low affinity iron permease family protein, giving the protein MWKRLNEVGGRVAGRTADMAGAPLAIILTAVFCAGWYLRAGAAGENTLSLILSVCSITLTQMVLNGQRRSEQALHLKMDELVYSMEGARNEVAGIEAKSTDDLEALRRSGDAAGKELRGRGVD; this is encoded by the coding sequence ATGTGGAAGCGACTGAACGAGGTTGGTGGACGCGTCGCGGGACGGACCGCCGACATGGCGGGAGCGCCGCTCGCCATCATCCTCACCGCGGTGTTCTGCGCCGGTTGGTATCTGCGCGCCGGCGCTGCCGGGGAGAACACTCTAAGCCTCATCCTCTCGGTTTGCTCGATCACCTTGACGCAGATGGTCCTGAATGGACAGCGACGGAGCGAGCAGGCGCTTCACCTGAAGATGGACGAGTTGGTATATTCGATGGAGGGCGCCCGTAACGAGGTTGCCGGCATCGAGGCGAAGTCCACGGACGATCTGGAAGCGCTGCGACGATCGGGCGACGCTGCCGGCAAAGAGCTACGTGGTCGCGGGGTCGACTGA
- a CDS encoding major royal jelly family protein codes for MAAFDQEVTGVAAAQDGRMFVNFPRWNADVPISVAEVRRDGSIAAYPNVEWNSWRNSSSSQIDPRTHFVNVQSVVADKKGNLWVLDPGAPNAEKVLPGAAKLVRIDLATNQVARTYAFDETVAPADSYLNDIRFTADGRYAFMTDSGRGALVMLDIESGVATRVLDRHPSTMMDPTVLVATDGRPLRRPDGRQPMFHADSIELSADGQYLLWQALTGKTIYRVPVAQLTRPDATSDSIARSVEKVAENRVADGYLRLRDGRLLITAPEENAVRVMGPDGTVTTLVQDRRLRWPDSMAELPDGQVLLTTSRIQDNDWFKPDNRPGVATQLWRVRP; via the coding sequence GTGGCGGCGTTCGACCAGGAAGTGACGGGCGTTGCCGCGGCGCAGGATGGGCGAATGTTCGTCAACTTTCCGCGCTGGAACGCCGACGTGCCCATCTCCGTCGCCGAGGTTCGCCGCGACGGCTCAATCGCAGCCTACCCGAATGTTGAGTGGAACAGCTGGCGCAACTCCAGCAGCTCGCAGATCGATCCGCGCACTCACTTCGTGAACGTTCAGAGCGTGGTCGCTGACAAGAAGGGAAATCTGTGGGTCCTCGACCCTGGGGCGCCTAACGCGGAGAAGGTCCTGCCCGGTGCCGCGAAGCTCGTGCGGATCGATCTTGCGACCAATCAAGTAGCCCGAACCTATGCTTTCGACGAGACGGTCGCGCCAGCCGACAGCTACCTCAACGACATCCGGTTCACAGCCGATGGACGATATGCCTTCATGACCGACTCCGGGCGGGGGGCACTGGTGATGCTAGATATCGAGAGCGGTGTCGCGACACGCGTGCTCGACAGGCATCCGAGTACGATGATGGATCCGACCGTACTGGTCGCCACTGACGGCCGGCCGCTTCGTCGGCCCGACGGTCGTCAGCCGATGTTCCATGCCGACAGTATCGAGCTGTCTGCCGACGGCCAGTATCTTCTATGGCAGGCGCTTACCGGCAAGACGATCTACCGCGTGCCGGTGGCACAGCTTACCCGACCGGACGCCACCTCGGATTCCATCGCGCGATCAGTCGAGAAGGTCGCCGAGAACCGCGTTGCCGACGGGTACCTGCGTCTACGTGATGGAAGACTGCTGATAACTGCGCCAGAGGAGAATGCGGTGCGGGTGATGGGCCCTGACGGGACCGTCACTACGCTGGTGCAGGACCGTCGCCTACGCTGGCCCGACAGCATGGCGGAGCTGCCGGATGGCCAGGTGTTGCTGACGACGTCGCGAATTCAGGACAACGACTGGTTCAAGCCGGATAATCGTCCGGGTGTCGCGACCCAGCTATGGCGGGTGCGCCCATGA
- a CDS encoding alpha/beta hydrolase — protein sequence MSGIATREIQVAGAAGPIPARVYRPTDAPVGVPLPVIVYFHGGGWVIADRNVYDASARALARESSAVVLSVDYRRAPEFRFPAQHDDALASYRWTVANAPSIGGDPARIAVAGESAGGNLAIATAIAARDAGLPAPIHILSIYPIAGSDLNTPSYQENANAMPLNRAAMAWFLHHTLRTDADASDPRINLVAANLSGLPPVTIIAAQIDPLRSEGEMLTERLRAAGVTVERREYPRVTHEFFGSDMLLPEAKTAQVYAGARLRAAFVRNIADPTK from the coding sequence TTGTCTGGCATTGCCACACGCGAGATCCAGGTCGCAGGAGCCGCCGGTCCCATTCCGGCGCGCGTCTACCGGCCCACTGATGCTCCAGTTGGCGTACCACTACCCGTCATCGTCTATTTCCACGGCGGCGGCTGGGTCATCGCCGATCGCAACGTGTACGATGCGTCGGCCCGTGCGCTTGCTCGTGAATCTAGTGCGGTGGTGCTGTCCGTGGACTATCGCCGCGCACCCGAGTTCAGGTTCCCCGCTCAGCATGACGACGCGCTGGCAAGCTATCGTTGGACAGTCGCGAACGCCCCGTCGATCGGTGGTGACCCGGCACGCATCGCGGTCGCTGGCGAGAGTGCCGGTGGGAACCTGGCGATTGCGACCGCCATTGCCGCGCGCGACGCAGGGTTGCCTGCCCCGATCCACATCCTCTCGATCTATCCGATTGCAGGCAGCGATCTCAACACGCCGTCCTATCAGGAGAACGCGAACGCGATGCCGCTCAACCGCGCGGCCATGGCCTGGTTCCTGCACCATACGCTGCGCACCGATGCGGATGCCAGCGATCCGCGCATCAACCTGGTCGCTGCAAACCTCTCCGGGCTGCCACCGGTGACGATCATCGCCGCGCAGATCGATCCGTTGCGCAGCGAGGGCGAGATGCTCACCGAACGACTTAGGGCTGCAGGTGTGACCGTCGAGCGACGCGAATATCCGCGAGTCACGCACGAGTTCTTCGGAAGCGACATGCTTTTGCCCGAAGCGAAGACCGCACAGGTCTATGCAGGCGCACGGCTTCGCGCAGCCTTCGTGAGAAATATCGCAGACCCGACCAAGTAG
- a CDS encoding TonB-dependent receptor domain-containing protein encodes MQRGPAGHVPARYGGALAQSVTTPATSDLAPSDEIVVTGSRIRRDPLNEASPVVVVDQASLARTGLSSVADVLQRLPSASGGLNSKVNNSGNLGNPPDGGGVGAGSAEIDLRYLSSKRTLVLVDGLRFVPGTSGSGIPATVDLNTIPTNMVERVEVLQSGASPLYGSDAIAGVVNIITVSQQVGLRASAQFGTFRQGDGHTQDYNVSYGIKGPTTNFVFGASYVKQEAVRSSNRAISQFPNPGQGSCTDPIGGCSSAAVNGRFLGFFGNLTIRNAPDATPTLGELRPFTAADRFNFAPFNYILTPSERYGAWFSYKQEVTSDINLRVKASYNRRKSQNQAAFEPLFIGPDAGNGAGSLFDTLSIDATNPFNPFGVTLSAGKPGEAPANYSFIARRLVEAGQRTFNQRVDTMSATATLDGSFLVGSHKWYWDANATFGLNDAHQSFTGNVNAARVAQAVGPLALCTGACVPLNLFGGAGSITPAQLAFIAFTERDKSSQQLYDYTANLSGDLFDLPAGPLAFAIGYEHRAQRASFDPDPIVAAGLGADIPAQPASGGFNSDEFFGEVRVPLLKDQPFFNSLEVNGAVRHAEYSISGGSTTYTGQALWKPVADVLLRASYATGFRAPSIGELFGGRSRFDNPINDPCSNIAGSPYQSSAVVRANCTADGVPASGSYAEDPGQLPVITQGNSKLRPEKSRSMLFGAVYSPAWARRSGFASNFSFEANYYDIRVDNAIAAVDANLTLNNCALRADAASCALTVRTSNGFINEIDGTLQNLDSIRTRGIDAVLNYRTPVTSVGTFGLSINATRLLKYRLSASNGFVMINREGTERGSPDQAFPKLKGNATIDWSLGGVAASFTGRYISGVTEIKADGTPNRLDKRFYGDAQIILSPSFLQNRASFTIGVNNVFNTDPPACFSCSLNNFDPTTYDVPGQFGYLRLSYKM; translated from the coding sequence CTGCAGCGCGGTCCTGCCGGCCATGTTCCTGCTCGATACGGGGGGGCGCTTGCCCAATCGGTCACTACGCCAGCGACCTCGGACCTTGCACCCTCTGACGAGATCGTCGTCACCGGTTCGCGCATCCGCCGTGATCCACTGAACGAGGCAAGTCCGGTCGTCGTCGTCGATCAGGCATCCCTCGCCCGCACCGGCCTGTCGTCGGTCGCCGATGTACTGCAGCGCCTGCCCAGTGCCAGTGGCGGCCTGAACAGCAAGGTCAACAACTCTGGTAACCTCGGCAATCCGCCAGACGGTGGCGGCGTTGGTGCGGGTTCGGCAGAAATCGATCTGCGCTATCTCAGCTCCAAGCGTACACTCGTGCTGGTCGATGGTTTGCGCTTCGTGCCCGGCACGAGCGGAAGCGGGATTCCCGCCACCGTCGATCTCAACACGATCCCGACCAACATGGTCGAGCGCGTCGAGGTGCTGCAATCCGGTGCCTCGCCGCTCTATGGGTCGGATGCGATCGCCGGCGTGGTCAACATCATCACCGTTTCTCAGCAGGTCGGCCTGCGCGCCTCCGCACAGTTCGGCACGTTCCGCCAGGGCGACGGCCATACTCAGGACTACAACGTCAGCTACGGCATCAAGGGGCCGACGACCAATTTCGTATTCGGCGCCAGCTACGTGAAGCAGGAAGCGGTGCGGTCTTCAAACCGCGCCATCTCGCAATTCCCAAATCCCGGCCAGGGATCATGCACTGATCCGATCGGTGGCTGTTCCAGCGCGGCGGTGAACGGGCGCTTCCTCGGCTTCTTCGGCAATTTGACGATCCGCAACGCGCCGGATGCGACGCCGACGCTCGGCGAACTGCGCCCCTTCACAGCTGCCGACCGCTTCAACTTCGCGCCGTTCAACTACATCCTGACGCCGTCCGAGCGCTATGGCGCATGGTTCAGCTACAAGCAGGAAGTCACCTCCGACATCAACCTGCGCGTCAAGGCATCGTACAACCGCCGCAAGTCACAGAACCAGGCCGCGTTTGAACCGCTGTTCATCGGGCCGGATGCCGGCAACGGGGCAGGCAGCCTGTTCGACACCCTGTCGATCGATGCGACCAACCCGTTCAATCCGTTCGGCGTGACGCTTTCGGCCGGCAAGCCGGGCGAGGCGCCAGCGAACTATTCGTTCATCGCGCGCCGTCTTGTCGAGGCCGGACAGCGGACGTTCAACCAGCGGGTTGATACGATGTCCGCGACCGCGACATTGGACGGTTCCTTCCTCGTCGGCAGCCATAAATGGTATTGGGATGCCAATGCCACGTTCGGTCTGAACGATGCGCATCAGAGCTTCACTGGAAACGTCAATGCGGCGCGCGTCGCGCAGGCGGTCGGGCCGCTCGCTTTGTGCACGGGTGCATGCGTTCCGCTCAACCTGTTCGGCGGTGCTGGATCGATCACGCCCGCTCAGCTTGCCTTCATCGCGTTTACCGAACGCGACAAGAGCAGCCAGCAGCTCTACGACTATACCGCGAACCTGAGCGGCGATCTGTTCGACCTTCCGGCTGGCCCGCTGGCCTTCGCGATCGGCTACGAACACCGCGCGCAGCGTGCCAGCTTCGATCCCGATCCGATCGTCGCCGCAGGCCTTGGTGCCGACATCCCCGCGCAACCCGCCAGCGGCGGGTTCAATTCCGACGAATTCTTCGGCGAGGTGCGCGTGCCCTTGCTGAAGGACCAGCCCTTCTTCAACTCGCTCGAGGTTAACGGAGCGGTCCGCCACGCCGAATATTCGATTAGCGGCGGCAGCACGACCTACACGGGTCAGGCGCTGTGGAAGCCGGTCGCCGACGTGCTTCTGCGCGCGTCGTACGCCACGGGCTTCCGTGCACCCAGCATCGGTGAGTTGTTCGGTGGGCGCTCGCGCTTCGATAACCCGATCAATGATCCCTGCTCGAACATCGCAGGCTCGCCGTATCAGAGCAGCGCGGTCGTCCGGGCGAACTGCACCGCGGACGGCGTTCCTGCGAGTGGCAGCTATGCCGAGGATCCGGGCCAGTTGCCGGTCATCACGCAGGGCAATTCGAAGCTGCGCCCGGAAAAGTCGCGCAGTATGCTGTTTGGTGCTGTCTATTCGCCGGCCTGGGCGCGCAGGAGCGGCTTCGCGAGCAACTTCAGCTTCGAGGCGAACTACTATGACATCCGCGTCGACAACGCGATTGCCGCAGTCGATGCTAATCTGACGCTTAACAATTGCGCGTTGCGGGCGGATGCCGCCAGTTGCGCGCTGACGGTGCGTACCAGCAACGGCTTCATCAACGAAATCGATGGCACGCTGCAAAATCTGGACAGCATCCGCACCCGCGGGATCGACGCCGTGCTGAACTATCGCACCCCCGTCACTTCGGTCGGTACGTTCGGCCTGTCGATCAACGCCACGCGCCTGCTGAAGTACCGCCTGTCCGCCTCGAACGGCTTCGTTATGATCAACCGCGAAGGAACCGAACGCGGCAGCCCGGATCAGGCCTTCCCGAAGCTCAAGGGAAATGCCACGATCGACTGGTCGCTGGGCGGTGTGGCCGCATCGTTCACCGGCCGCTACATTTCGGGCGTGACGGAAATCAAAGCGGACGGCACGCCGAACCGTCTCGACAAGCGCTTCTACGGCGACGCCCAGATCATCCTGTCGCCGTCCTTCCTTCAGAACCGCGCGTCGTTCACGATCGGCGTGAACAACGTCTTCAACACCGATCCGCCGGCCTGCTTCAGCTGCAGCCTGAACAATTTCGACCCGACGACCTACGACGTCCCGGGGCAATTCGGTTACCTGCGGCTGTCGTACAAGATGTAG
- a CDS encoding cyclic nucleotide-binding domain-containing protein, with protein MGLFLDRLSSHNFVANDDRAAFMGLRALSRYHEPAKYLQREGDLNSEMFFVIAERHAFGQKIAEDGKRQIVSLLMPGDTSDGHKLFLRLTDHNVQALTRLQTVEISRADVQRVAFERPRDRPCAMDGRFEEGGGHAGMAGQRSLSARPTSFCTPTL; from the coding sequence GTGGGTCTCTTCCTCGACCGGCTGAGCTCGCATAACTTTGTGGCGAACGATGACCGGGCTGCCTTTATGGGGCTTCGCGCACTCAGCCGCTACCATGAGCCTGCGAAGTACTTGCAGCGAGAGGGCGACCTCAATTCCGAGATGTTCTTTGTCATCGCGGAGAGGCACGCATTCGGGCAGAAGATCGCCGAGGACGGCAAGCGTCAGATTGTCTCCCTTTTGATGCCCGGAGACACGAGCGACGGACATAAGCTTTTCCTGCGATTGACTGACCACAACGTCCAGGCTCTTACACGATTGCAAACCGTTGAGATCAGTCGCGCGGACGTTCAACGGGTGGCGTTCGAGCGCCCCCGCGATCGGCCGTGCGCTATGGATGGACGCTTCGAAGAAGGCGGCGGTCATGCAGGAATGGCTGGTCAACGTAGCCTGTCGGCACGCCCGACATCGTTTTGCACGCCTACTCTGTGA
- a CDS encoding glutathione S-transferase family protein yields the protein MSLTLYAHPFSSYSQKVLIALWENGTPFAYRHMEEPGAGEELVQLWPIGKFPVLLDGSSTIVETSIIIEHLDHYHPGSVRFLPEDPIDALEVRLLDRFFDQHVMNAAQVAVNESLRQTADRLDEAKQTSAAALERAYSWLERRLADREWAAGNFFSLADCAAAPSLFYADWVHPIDSIFPKVRAYRARLLARPSFCRAVEEGRRYRSYFPLGAPDRD from the coding sequence ATGTCGCTGACACTCTACGCCCATCCTTTTTCCTCCTACAGCCAGAAGGTTCTCATCGCGCTCTGGGAAAACGGGACGCCCTTCGCTTACCGCCACATGGAGGAACCCGGGGCTGGAGAGGAATTGGTCCAGCTATGGCCGATCGGAAAGTTCCCGGTGCTACTCGACGGTTCCTCGACCATCGTTGAAACCAGCATCATCATCGAGCATCTGGACCACTATCATCCCGGGAGTGTCCGCTTCCTCCCGGAAGATCCAATTGATGCGCTGGAGGTAAGACTACTCGACCGGTTCTTCGATCAGCATGTGATGAACGCGGCGCAAGTCGCGGTGAACGAGTCGTTGCGCCAAACGGCAGACCGGCTCGACGAAGCGAAACAGACATCCGCAGCGGCGCTGGAGCGAGCCTACTCTTGGTTGGAGCGTCGACTTGCCGACCGCGAATGGGCCGCAGGTAATTTCTTCTCGCTCGCCGACTGTGCCGCGGCACCTTCGCTTTTCTATGCCGACTGGGTGCATCCGATCGACAGCATTTTCCCGAAGGTGCGAGCCTATCGCGCAAGGCTTCTGGCGCGTCCCTCCTTTTGCCGGGCCGTAGAGGAAGGTCGCAGATACCGCTCGTACTTTCCACTCGGTGCGCCTGATCGGGACTAA
- a CDS encoding helix-turn-helix domain-containing protein, with the protein MTQAQLGDATGLASVHVCRTLRTFAAEGLIIYRKRQLRIFDVTGLAAIGSFSRAYLHLPLENIRPAFSS; encoded by the coding sequence ATGACCCAAGCCCAATTAGGGGACGCGACCGGGCTTGCCAGTGTCCATGTATGCCGTACGTTGAGGACATTCGCCGCTGAGGGGCTGATCATCTATCGCAAGCGACAGCTAAGGATATTCGACGTGACAGGCTTGGCAGCCATCGGCAGCTTCAGCCGAGCGTATCTTCATCTTCCCCTTGAGAACATACGGCCCGCGTTCTCGTCCTGA
- a CDS encoding nuclear transport factor 2 family protein has translation MTMSAAAQTTDAARQEITTAEDAWRQARIDGDVGFLERLYAEESRMQGIDGKLQSREADIDIFRTGKIKPKFINHGPLDITVYGNTAVVTGVDHLGGTAFGRYGEMYIRFTDVLVYRRGRWQLIIQQGTLTAGP, from the coding sequence ATGACCATGTCGGCCGCTGCTCAAACTACGGATGCAGCCAGGCAGGAGATCACAACGGCCGAGGATGCCTGGCGACAAGCGCGGATCGATGGCGATGTAGGCTTTCTCGAGCGCCTCTATGCGGAGGAGAGCCGGATGCAGGGAATCGACGGGAAGCTGCAGTCGCGTGAGGCAGACATCGACATCTTCCGGACTGGCAAGATCAAGCCAAAGTTCATCAATCACGGCCCATTGGACATCACCGTTTATGGGAACACCGCCGTCGTGACGGGAGTGGACCACCTCGGTGGAACTGCGTTTGGGCGCTATGGTGAAATGTATATTCGCTTCACCGACGTGCTCGTTTATCGCCGCGGACGCTGGCAACTAATCATCCAGCAAGGCACCTTGACGGCAGGCCCATAG
- a CDS encoding DUF4142 domain-containing protein, whose product MIARLCLAALALAPVPLYAQTTTSADVATPAAPDNDRATSPREFTQALTPPPPAAPPTSIVAKPYLFLAGESDVFEISASQVALQRSQNPDVRRYAAMMVAHHTLTTNQALAAAKAAGIVPPPPVLQPDKRDMITRLLAIDAPGFDREFLTQQVSAHEAALSLHQSYAAGGDTAQLVTVAQGAIPIVTRHLEEARRMSGTQP is encoded by the coding sequence ATGATCGCGCGTCTCTGCCTTGCCGCACTTGCACTCGCCCCAGTGCCACTTTACGCTCAGACGACGACGTCCGCCGACGTCGCGACACCAGCCGCTCCTGACAACGATCGTGCAACCTCACCACGGGAGTTCACCCAAGCGCTAACGCCGCCGCCGCCCGCTGCCCCGCCGACTTCGATCGTCGCCAAGCCGTACCTGTTCCTCGCGGGAGAGAGCGACGTGTTCGAGATCAGCGCCAGCCAGGTCGCGCTACAGCGATCGCAGAACCCGGACGTGCGCCGTTACGCCGCAATGATGGTGGCGCATCATACGTTGACGACGAACCAGGCTCTTGCCGCTGCGAAGGCAGCAGGGATCGTTCCCCCACCTCCCGTTCTGCAGCCGGACAAGCGCGATATGATCACCCGCCTCCTCGCTATCGACGCTCCCGGTTTCGATCGCGAGTTCCTGACCCAGCAGGTCTCAGCGCACGAGGCCGCGCTCAGCCTTCATCAATCATACGCTGCGGGCGGCGACACCGCGCAACTCGTGACGGTGGCGCAGGGCGCGATTCCGATCGTCACCCGCCACCTCGAGGAGGCGCGTCGCATGTCCGGTACACAACCCTGA
- a CDS encoding HU family DNA-binding protein encodes MNIGELVKGVAGATGSNEAEAKAAITAVFDQIAVAAAKGDDVSIPGFGKFAVKDRPERQGRNPASGAAITIAASKKVTFTAAKGLKDKL; translated from the coding sequence ATGAATATCGGCGAACTGGTCAAGGGTGTGGCGGGAGCAACCGGGTCGAACGAGGCGGAGGCGAAGGCTGCCATCACGGCGGTCTTCGATCAGATCGCCGTCGCGGCGGCCAAGGGCGACGATGTTTCTATCCCGGGGTTTGGCAAGTTCGCGGTCAAGGATCGGCCTGAACGACAGGGTCGTAATCCTGCTAGCGGCGCAGCGATCACGATCGCTGCCTCCAAGAAGGTCACCTTCACCGCCGCCAAAGGCCTGAAGGACAAGCTCTGA
- a CDS encoding c-type cytochrome, whose amino-acid sequence MRTLIGAAALSLASCTVSSPVPDPVHGRQIAQIEGCISCHGDRLDGHLVEEDAQFAIAWSSNLSRLIPRWDDAAVERTLRSGRRPDGSALWFMPTYVHARLSQTDMRDLIAWMRTVPATGVDHPPLKRGPQFAVALEHEMQDSATQAARLAPRAPAAAGADHARGRYLAQIACSECHGPDLHGARDPEPGQPPDLAAAAAYDPEAFRTLLRTGRGLGGRDLGEMTQYGPERFVGLTDVEIDEIHHYLVARSHIPRR is encoded by the coding sequence ATGAGGACATTGATCGGAGCAGCGGCGTTGTCCCTCGCATCCTGTACCGTCAGCTCACCGGTACCGGATCCTGTTCACGGGCGCCAAATCGCGCAGATCGAAGGTTGCATTAGCTGCCATGGCGACAGGCTTGACGGCCATCTGGTGGAGGAGGACGCTCAGTTCGCGATCGCCTGGAGCAGCAATCTGTCGCGTCTGATTCCACGGTGGGACGACGCGGCGGTCGAGCGGACGCTGCGCAGCGGCCGACGGCCGGATGGATCAGCGCTGTGGTTCATGCCGACCTATGTCCACGCGCGCCTGTCGCAGACCGATATGCGCGATCTGATCGCCTGGATGCGGACAGTCCCCGCGACGGGCGTGGACCACCCGCCGCTGAAGCGCGGCCCGCAGTTCGCAGTCGCGCTCGAGCACGAAATGCAGGACTCGGCGACGCAGGCGGCCCGTCTTGCCCCACGTGCGCCAGCCGCCGCCGGTGCCGATCATGCGCGCGGCCGCTACCTGGCACAGATAGCCTGCAGCGAATGTCACGGCCCGGACCTCCACGGCGCGCGCGACCCGGAACCCGGCCAGCCGCCGGACCTCGCCGCCGCCGCGGCCTACGACCCGGAGGCGTTCCGCACGTTGCTTCGCACTGGTCGCGGATTAGGCGGCCGCGATCTCGGCGAAATGACGCAGTACGGCCCCGAGAGGTTCGTCGGCCTTACCGACGTGGAGATCGACGAGATACACCACTACCTGGTTGCCCGCTCGCACATTCCGCGGCGATGA
- a CDS encoding ANTAR domain-containing protein has translation MPSDLPLSGSRILLVEQDGFLSDYLTSSLIEAGASIAGPARSVEQANSMLGTFTAMPDAIVFDAQIYESKDFTGRDAISAAGIPLLLVTRGGYTPVFATSDTLQAPFAAYQVVDHIKAVVSQSNRSHSTSPL, from the coding sequence ATGCCCTCTGACCTTCCCCTTTCTGGATCTCGTATCCTATTGGTTGAGCAGGACGGCTTCCTGTCGGACTATCTCACGTCGAGCCTGATCGAAGCGGGCGCTAGCATTGCTGGTCCTGCCCGATCTGTCGAACAGGCGAACAGCATGCTCGGCACTTTCACGGCCATGCCTGATGCGATTGTGTTCGATGCGCAGATTTATGAGTCGAAAGATTTCACCGGGCGGGATGCGATATCCGCTGCTGGCATACCGTTATTGCTGGTTACGAGAGGCGGTTACACACCGGTCTTCGCTACGTCAGACACCTTGCAGGCACCCTTTGCGGCATATCAGGTCGTCGACCACATCAAGGCTGTCGTCAGCCAATCGAACAGATCACATTCGACCAGCCCGCTCTGA